One genomic region from Streptomyces venezuelae encodes:
- a CDS encoding ABC transporter permease has translation MSTTSTLTGAADSAPGYRAGRTLPLRVEALRQWKRRRTLIMGGILVALPFVLIAAFAIGGAGDGDRNGRITLMDTATASGANFAATCLFVSAGFLLVIPVALFCGDTVASEASWSSLRYLLAAPVPRSRLLASKLAVALGYSAAAMVLLPLVALAAGTVAYGWGPLQLPTGGSVPAMDAVLRIGIAVAFVFVSQLVTAGLAFWLSTRTDAPLGAVGGAVGLTIVGNVLDAVTALGDWRDFLPAHWQFAWIDALQPQLEWGGMVKGAAISVTYAVVLFALAFRGFARKDVVS, from the coding sequence ATGAGCACCACCAGCACCCTCACGGGCGCGGCGGACTCCGCCCCCGGCTACCGGGCCGGACGCACCCTGCCGCTGCGCGTCGAAGCCCTGCGCCAGTGGAAGCGGCGCCGCACCCTGATCATGGGCGGGATCCTCGTCGCCCTCCCCTTCGTCCTGATCGCCGCCTTCGCGATCGGCGGCGCCGGGGACGGTGACCGCAACGGCCGGATCACCCTCATGGACACGGCGACGGCCTCCGGCGCCAACTTCGCCGCGACCTGCCTCTTCGTCTCAGCCGGCTTCCTCCTCGTCATCCCCGTCGCGCTCTTCTGCGGCGACACCGTCGCCTCCGAGGCGAGCTGGTCCTCGCTGCGCTACCTCCTGGCCGCGCCCGTGCCCCGCTCCCGGCTCCTCGCCTCGAAGCTGGCCGTGGCCCTCGGCTACAGCGCGGCCGCGATGGTCCTCCTGCCGCTCGTGGCCCTCGCCGCGGGCACGGTCGCCTACGGCTGGGGGCCGCTCCAGCTGCCGACCGGCGGCTCCGTGCCCGCCATGGACGCGGTCCTGCGCATCGGCATCGCCGTCGCGTTCGTCTTCGTCTCCCAACTGGTCACCGCCGGGCTCGCCTTCTGGCTCTCCACCCGCACCGACGCGCCGCTCGGCGCGGTGGGCGGCGCCGTCGGCCTGACCATCGTCGGCAACGTCCTGGACGCCGTCACGGCGCTCGGCGACTGGCGCGACTTCCTGCCCGCGCACTGGCAGTTCGCCTGGATCGACGCGCTCCAGCCGCAGCTGGAGTGGGGCGGCATGGTCAAGGGAGCGGCGATCTCCGTGACGTACGCCGTGGTGCTCTTCGCCCTCGCCTTCCGCGGCTTCGCCCGCAAGGACGTCGTCTCGTAG
- a CDS encoding helix-turn-helix transcriptional regulator, whose amino-acid sequence MAESAGSVMLARSAMNRAATEGQRPAGRPVRGARRISAALAGLAASTRHELLTFDDPVASAGCAIPGPFLELAGACMRAAAERADEVRRIVPRHALPRLESGLGVPGRARFADAIPFKMIVVDRTVAAVPLDLELLYNGLLLIRDPVVVQALVRAHHACWAAAEELTYVPPPPPPRDLAPQLRPVLDALLSGLTDEAAAARLGMSARTYSRRVGELMASLGTTSRFRAGAEAARRGWV is encoded by the coding sequence GTGGCAGAGAGCGCGGGCTCCGTGATGCTCGCCCGTTCGGCGATGAACCGGGCCGCGACCGAGGGACAGCGGCCCGCGGGGCGCCCGGTCCGGGGCGCGCGGCGCATCAGTGCCGCGCTCGCCGGGCTGGCCGCTTCCACCCGGCACGAGCTGCTGACCTTCGACGACCCCGTCGCCTCCGCGGGCTGCGCGATCCCCGGGCCGTTCCTGGAGCTGGCGGGAGCGTGCATGCGGGCCGCGGCGGAGCGGGCCGACGAGGTCCGGCGGATCGTGCCGCGCCATGCCCTGCCCCGGCTGGAGAGCGGGCTCGGGGTGCCCGGCCGGGCCCGGTTCGCGGACGCGATCCCGTTCAAGATGATCGTCGTGGACCGGACGGTGGCGGCGGTCCCGCTCGACCTGGAACTGCTGTACAACGGCCTGCTGCTGATCCGCGACCCGGTGGTGGTGCAGGCCCTCGTCCGGGCGCACCACGCCTGCTGGGCGGCGGCCGAGGAGCTGACCTACGTACCGCCGCCTCCCCCGCCGCGGGATCTCGCGCCGCAGTTGCGGCCGGTCCTGGACGCGCTCCTGTCGGGGCTGACGGACGAGGCCGCGGCGGCCCGGCTCGGCATGTCGGCGCGGACGTACAGCCGCAGAGTGGGCGAGCTGATGGCCTCCCTCGGCACGACGAGCCGCTTCCGCGCGGGCGCGGAAGCGGCTCGGAGGGGGTGGGTGTAG
- a CDS encoding AfsR/SARP family transcriptional regulator has product MSITPTAAAPRQLLALLTASADQVVPVTVLTEELWPSGAPRGARAELQSHITELRRLIASALTRDDGPAETRPGWSDRRTADSVLVSQPGGYRLDTGGGVHDVWQFERAAGAGYRAMDAGDLTRAALRLGEALALWRGEPYAGVAAGPRLRREIERLEASRLSVLDQWIEAQLGLGHHAELVSELSGLVARYRTNEPLHAHYLVALLRCGHHDEALTAYERLKAALAGESGCEPSARLRRLHRSVLTLRNTVGRSVFDTHAPAWASTRTAVHAPVHVPAQYTPVRPRPVPVGSLV; this is encoded by the coding sequence GTGTCCATCACCCCGACGGCAGCCGCCCCGAGGCAGCTGCTCGCCCTGCTCACCGCCAGCGCCGACCAGGTCGTCCCCGTGACGGTCCTGACCGAGGAGCTCTGGCCCTCGGGCGCCCCGCGCGGCGCCCGGGCCGAACTCCAGTCCCACATAACGGAGCTGCGAAGACTCATCGCGTCCGCGCTGACCCGCGACGACGGCCCGGCCGAAACCCGACCGGGCTGGTCCGACCGGCGCACCGCCGACTCGGTCCTCGTCTCGCAGCCCGGCGGCTACCGCCTCGACACCGGCGGCGGCGTCCACGACGTCTGGCAGTTCGAGCGCGCCGCGGGCGCCGGCTACCGGGCCATGGACGCGGGCGATCTCACGCGCGCCGCACTCCGCCTCGGCGAGGCCCTCGCCCTGTGGCGCGGCGAGCCCTACGCCGGCGTCGCGGCCGGCCCCCGGCTCCGCCGCGAGATCGAGCGCCTCGAAGCGTCCCGCCTGAGCGTCCTCGACCAGTGGATCGAGGCCCAGCTCGGCCTCGGCCACCACGCCGAGCTGGTCTCCGAGCTCTCCGGACTCGTCGCCCGCTACCGCACCAACGAACCCCTCCACGCCCACTACCTGGTCGCACTGCTGCGCTGCGGCCACCACGACGAGGCCCTCACCGCGTACGAGCGGCTGAAGGCGGCCCTCGCCGGGGAGAGCGGCTGTGAACCCTCCGCGCGCCTGCGCCGGCTCCACCGCTCGGTCCTGACCCTGCGGAACACCGTGGGGCGGTCCGTCTTCGACACCCACGCGCCCGCCTGGGCGTCCACCCGGACGGCCGTGCACGCGCCCGTCCACGTACCCGCCCAGTACACCCCCGTACGGCCCCGTCCCGTCCCCGTGGGATCGCTCGTCTGA
- a CDS encoding helix-turn-helix domain-containing protein: MTSHGADASGGADALLAVLELLAGQAPSAHFETLLDEARLAGLSGEGLDQLERAVKLAGEVRTGREDDARREAGLTALTDTARDLTFSYDLDSLLRVITRRARRLLGLDMAFVTLRGPHGSCYVHTTEGARTGPDSPARTAGPRLAPGFRISEGYGLGGAVQLHGEPVWTADYLADERFAPSGSLDAGVHAPAFDEAAEAAVRGEGLHAIMAAPLRSGDAVIGVLYGADRRVRDHTSEELGLLAALADLAALAVEKAGLLDRTRAEVSELERDSSRVRTSLTRMRHVSEAHSRIMNLVLAGGDLGNVAKAAGDALDATVLIRDQGGRALAGGDIPGLDEEAVAKASLDAHARRRPVLADDDTWVAPVIAGSEDLGGLVIRAASGLTGEDERLLELAAQSVAFLLLMRRSTAVAEGPVRDELLDDLIADPPHAPQQIAQRARRLGVDLRRPHVLVLARPEGGEQGRAVVWASSYAYRLSGLKTVQGGCIVLLLPGIDASAAAKAVAAELSPLLGHPVSVAAAGPATSPDGVGRMHLEAGRCLDAMSALGGTGSAASVNDLGFLGLLLSDDHDVDGFVEGAIGPVLDYDAERFTDLTRTLEAYFASGGSPTNAAEALHVHPNTVSRRLERIGELLGPEWQKPGQVLEVQLALRLQRTREVLARGRAATDPTRPAAP; encoded by the coding sequence ATGACCTCGCACGGCGCGGACGCGTCCGGCGGTGCCGACGCGCTGCTCGCGGTCCTCGAACTGCTCGCCGGACAGGCTCCGTCCGCACATTTCGAGACCCTCCTCGACGAAGCCCGGCTGGCCGGCCTCTCCGGCGAGGGACTCGACCAGCTGGAGCGGGCCGTGAAACTCGCCGGCGAGGTCCGCACCGGACGCGAGGACGACGCGCGCCGCGAGGCCGGACTCACCGCCCTCACCGACACCGCGCGCGACCTGACCTTCTCCTACGACCTCGACAGCCTGCTCCGCGTCATCACCCGCCGCGCCCGCCGGCTCCTCGGCCTCGACATGGCGTTCGTGACCCTGCGCGGTCCGCACGGCAGCTGCTACGTCCACACCACCGAGGGTGCCCGCACCGGACCCGACAGCCCCGCCAGGACGGCCGGACCACGCCTCGCCCCCGGCTTCCGGATCAGCGAGGGGTACGGACTCGGCGGCGCCGTCCAGCTCCACGGCGAGCCCGTCTGGACCGCCGACTACCTCGCCGACGAGCGCTTCGCCCCCTCGGGCTCGCTCGACGCGGGCGTCCACGCCCCGGCCTTCGACGAGGCCGCCGAGGCCGCCGTCCGCGGCGAGGGGCTGCACGCCATCATGGCCGCCCCGCTGCGCAGCGGCGACGCCGTGATCGGCGTGCTGTACGGGGCGGACCGACGCGTCCGCGACCACACCTCCGAGGAGCTCGGCCTCCTCGCCGCGCTCGCCGACCTCGCGGCCCTCGCCGTCGAGAAGGCCGGACTCCTCGACCGCACCCGCGCCGAGGTCTCCGAACTGGAGCGGGACAGCTCCCGCGTACGGACCAGCCTCACCCGGATGCGGCACGTCAGCGAGGCCCACAGCCGCATCATGAACCTCGTCCTGGCCGGCGGCGACCTGGGAAACGTGGCCAAGGCGGCGGGGGACGCCCTCGACGCGACCGTACTCATCCGCGACCAGGGCGGCCGCGCCCTCGCCGGCGGTGACATCCCCGGCCTCGACGAGGAGGCCGTCGCCAAGGCCTCGCTCGACGCGCACGCCCGCCGCCGCCCGGTCCTCGCCGACGACGACACCTGGGTCGCGCCCGTCATCGCCGGCTCCGAGGACCTCGGCGGACTCGTGATCCGCGCCGCCAGCGGACTCACCGGCGAGGACGAGCGGCTCCTCGAACTCGCCGCCCAGTCCGTCGCCTTCCTCCTCCTGATGCGGCGCTCCACGGCCGTCGCCGAGGGGCCCGTCCGCGACGAGCTCCTCGACGACCTCATCGCCGACCCGCCGCACGCGCCGCAGCAGATCGCGCAGCGGGCCCGCCGCCTCGGCGTCGACCTGCGCAGACCGCACGTCCTCGTGCTCGCCAGACCCGAGGGCGGTGAGCAGGGCCGGGCCGTCGTGTGGGCGTCCTCGTACGCGTACCGCCTCTCCGGCCTCAAGACCGTGCAGGGCGGCTGCATCGTGCTGCTGCTCCCCGGCATCGACGCCTCCGCCGCCGCCAAGGCCGTCGCCGCCGAACTGTCCCCGCTGCTCGGCCACCCCGTCTCCGTCGCCGCCGCCGGACCCGCCACGAGCCCGGACGGCGTCGGCCGGATGCACCTGGAGGCCGGGCGCTGCCTCGACGCCATGAGCGCCCTCGGCGGCACCGGTTCGGCCGCCTCCGTGAACGACCTGGGCTTCCTCGGCCTGCTGCTCTCCGACGACCACGACGTGGACGGCTTCGTCGAGGGCGCGATCGGGCCCGTACTCGACTACGACGCCGAGCGGTTCACCGACCTGACGCGCACCCTGGAGGCGTACTTCGCCTCCGGCGGCAGCCCGACCAACGCGGCCGAGGCGCTGCACGTCCACCCCAACACGGTCTCGCGCCGCCTGGAGCGGATCGGCGAACTCCTCGGACCGGAGTGGCAGAAGCCGGGCCAGGTCCTGGAGGTCCAGCTCGCCCTGCGCCTCCAGCGCACCCGCGAGGTCCTCGCCCGGGGCCGGGCCGCCACCGACCCGACCCGCCCGGCCGCCCCCTAG
- a CDS encoding DUF1772 domain-containing protein, with the protein MATLLLALAVGCTGLYAGFMLIFQTGIMPALARLTDAEFVTAMRRINECVPRAVFLLVFFGVVAFPVAAFLVPVDGRTDTQKWLVLAGLVCAALNHLVTVAGNVPLNVALAASERPGGGADEDPSAVRAAFEKRWNGFHLVRTALIVVAFGLLTAAAAL; encoded by the coding sequence ATGGCCACCCTGCTGCTCGCCCTCGCCGTCGGTTGCACCGGGCTCTACGCCGGTTTCATGCTGATCTTCCAGACCGGGATCATGCCTGCCCTCGCCCGGCTCACGGACGCCGAGTTCGTCACGGCGATGCGCCGGATCAACGAATGCGTCCCCCGGGCCGTGTTCCTGCTCGTCTTCTTCGGCGTCGTCGCGTTCCCCGTCGCCGCCTTCCTCGTCCCCGTCGACGGACGCACGGACACGCAGAAGTGGCTCGTGCTCGCGGGGCTCGTCTGCGCGGCCCTCAACCACCTGGTCACCGTCGCGGGGAACGTCCCGCTGAACGTGGCGCTCGCCGCGTCGGAGCGCCCGGGCGGGGGCGCCGACGAGGACCCCTCGGCGGTGCGGGCCGCCTTCGAGAAGCGGTGGAACGGATTCCACCTGGTCCGTACGGCGCTGATCGTCGTCGCGTTCGGGCTGCTCACCGCCGCCGCCGCCCTCTGA
- a CDS encoding CocE/NonD family hydrolase, with product MRLRLPRWAAVTAVLAVLAGAGTWTAVASDEPPPVHRADRALDLDGTRLDTSYFTSGGGERRPAVLLGHGFGGSKDDVRAQAEQLARDGYAVLTWSARGFGASTGEIGLNDPDHEVADVRKLIDWLAARPEVLLDKTGDPRVGVTGASYGGAISLLAAGHDPRVDAVAPQITYWNLADALFPNDVFKKLWAGIFFSAGNQPGAANQPGGSNPPGAADQPGAPAARAASGKTDGCGRFTAELCSLYQRVAVSGKPDAAARALLEARSPSAVGARIKVPALIVQGQSDSLFTLAQSDAMARTLAANGAPVAVDWIAGGHDGGDRETERVERRISTWFDRWLKRDTSTDTGPAFRVSRTGGVDSTDGQATLRAATADRYPGLTAATAATGNIALAGPPQTFANPAGAAPPAISAVPGLGGGLSGLSSLGVGLSLDFPGQFARFDAKPQTGAVRITGTPTVRIKVTSTAADGSAVLFAKVYDVGPDGRQQVLPSQLVTPVRVEDAKAGRSVTLTLPAIDHEVEAGHRLRLVLAATDLGYASPAVPAAYTVAVEGPLTVPTAPGLDTQAAALPWWVWGLPLLGLVVAAVLLLTARRRTTAPAPDPELTSVPLQITGLSKKYAGGDRYSVRDLSFRVEQGQVLGLLGPNGAGKTTTLRMLMGLIRPDEGEIRVFGQAIRPGAPVLSRVGSFVEGAGFLPHLSGRENLELYWKATGRPAEDAHVDDALRIANLGSALERAVRTYSQGMRQRLAIAQAMLGLPDLLILDEPTNGLDPPQIREMREVMIRYAAEGRTVIVSSHLLAEVEQSCTHLVVMDRGQLVQAGPVAEITGSGDTLLVTLAGEVDDPLVEKIGALPGVGSAARADGGLLVRLDGADATALIGELVRLDVPLTGVGPHRRLEDAFLTLIGGGTA from the coding sequence ATGCGACTCCGACTTCCCCGGTGGGCCGCGGTCACCGCCGTCCTCGCCGTCCTCGCGGGTGCCGGCACCTGGACCGCCGTCGCCTCCGACGAACCGCCGCCCGTGCACCGCGCGGACCGGGCGCTCGACCTCGACGGCACACGGCTCGACACCTCGTACTTCACGAGCGGCGGAGGAGAACGGCGCCCCGCCGTCCTCCTCGGCCACGGCTTCGGCGGCTCCAAGGACGACGTCCGCGCCCAGGCCGAACAGCTCGCCCGCGACGGCTACGCCGTCCTCACCTGGTCCGCCCGCGGCTTCGGCGCCTCCACCGGGGAGATCGGCCTCAACGACCCCGACCACGAGGTCGCGGACGTACGGAAGCTGATCGACTGGCTCGCGGCCCGCCCCGAGGTCCTCCTCGACAAGACCGGCGACCCGCGCGTCGGCGTCACCGGCGCCTCCTACGGCGGCGCGATCTCCCTGCTCGCCGCGGGACACGACCCGCGCGTCGACGCCGTCGCCCCCCAGATCACGTACTGGAACCTCGCGGACGCCCTCTTCCCGAACGACGTCTTCAAGAAGCTCTGGGCCGGGATCTTCTTCTCCGCGGGCAACCAGCCGGGCGCCGCGAACCAGCCGGGTGGGTCGAACCCGCCGGGCGCGGCCGACCAGCCGGGCGCGCCTGCCGCACGCGCCGCATCCGGGAAGACCGACGGCTGCGGCCGCTTCACCGCCGAACTCTGCTCGCTCTACCAGCGCGTCGCCGTCAGCGGAAAGCCCGACGCCGCCGCCCGCGCGCTCCTCGAAGCCCGCAGCCCCTCCGCCGTCGGCGCCCGGATCAAGGTCCCCGCGCTCATCGTCCAGGGCCAGTCCGACTCCCTCTTCACCCTCGCCCAGTCCGATGCCATGGCCCGTACGCTCGCCGCCAACGGCGCCCCTGTCGCCGTCGACTGGATCGCCGGCGGCCACGACGGCGGAGACCGTGAGACCGAGCGCGTCGAGCGGCGGATCAGCACCTGGTTCGACCGCTGGCTCAAGCGCGACACCAGCACCGACACCGGCCCCGCCTTCCGCGTCAGCCGCACCGGCGGCGTCGACTCCACCGACGGGCAGGCCACCCTGCGCGCCGCGACCGCCGACCGCTACCCGGGCCTCACCGCCGCCACCGCGGCCACCGGGAACATCGCCCTCGCCGGTCCGCCGCAGACCTTCGCCAATCCGGCCGGTGCCGCACCGCCCGCGATCTCCGCCGTCCCCGGCCTCGGCGGCGGACTCTCCGGTCTCTCCTCCCTCGGCGTCGGCCTCTCCCTCGATTTCCCCGGCCAGTTCGCCCGCTTCGACGCGAAGCCGCAGACCGGGGCCGTCCGGATCACCGGCACCCCGACCGTCCGAATCAAGGTCACCTCCACCGCGGCCGACGGCTCGGCCGTCCTCTTCGCCAAGGTGTACGACGTCGGGCCCGACGGACGGCAGCAGGTGCTGCCCTCCCAGCTCGTCACCCCCGTCCGCGTCGAGGACGCCAAGGCCGGACGCAGCGTCACACTCACCCTGCCCGCGATCGACCACGAGGTGGAGGCCGGGCACCGGCTGCGCCTCGTCCTCGCCGCCACCGACCTCGGCTACGCCTCCCCGGCCGTCCCCGCCGCCTACACCGTCGCCGTCGAGGGCCCGCTCACCGTCCCGACCGCGCCCGGCCTCGACACCCAGGCCGCCGCGCTGCCCTGGTGGGTCTGGGGCCTGCCGCTCCTCGGCCTGGTCGTCGCCGCGGTCCTCCTCCTGACCGCCCGCCGCCGCACCACGGCCCCCGCACCGGACCCGGAACTCACCTCCGTACCCCTCCAGATCACCGGACTCTCGAAGAAGTACGCGGGCGGAGACCGGTACAGCGTCAGGGACCTCTCCTTCCGCGTCGAACAGGGCCAGGTCCTCGGACTCCTCGGCCCGAACGGCGCCGGCAAGACCACCACCCTGCGCATGCTCATGGGCCTCATCCGGCCCGACGAGGGCGAGATCCGGGTCTTCGGCCAGGCCATCCGCCCCGGCGCCCCGGTCCTCTCCCGGGTCGGCTCCTTCGTCGAGGGCGCCGGCTTCCTGCCGCACCTCTCCGGCCGGGAGAACCTGGAGCTGTACTGGAAGGCCACCGGCCGGCCCGCCGAGGACGCCCATGTCGACGACGCCCTGCGGATCGCGAACCTGGGCAGCGCCCTCGAACGCGCCGTGCGGACCTACTCGCAGGGCATGCGGCAGCGCCTCGCCATCGCCCAGGCCATGCTCGGCCTGCCGGACCTGCTCATCCTCGACGAGCCGACCAACGGCCTCGACCCGCCGCAGATCCGCGAGATGCGGGAGGTGATGATCCGGTACGCGGCCGAGGGCCGGACCGTCATCGTCTCCAGTCACCTCCTCGCGGAGGTCGAGCAGTCCTGTACGCACCTCGTCGTCATGGACCGGGGACAGCTCGTCCAGGCCGGACCGGTCGCCGAGATCACCGGCTCCGGCGACACCCTGCTCGTGACCCTGGCCGGCGAGGTCGACGACCCGCTCGTCGAGAAGATCGGCGCCCTCCCGGGCGTCGGCTCCGCCGCCCGCGCCGACGGCGGGCTCCTCGTCCGCCTCGACGGCGCGGACGCGACCGCCCTCATCGGCGAGCTCGTCCGCCTGGACGTACCGCTGACGGGGGTCGGACCGCACCGGCGCCTCGAAGACGCCTTCCTGACCCTGATCGGAGGAGGAACCGCATGA
- a CDS encoding vWA domain-containing protein, producing MSRQEAVAQGRRRARFGATIAGLLAVGLAVGGCGASGESRDASHAEKGRTAPGTSGGGGATKPGYAAPGTATPGADAPAPEEGEQRTRPPAPDYLSTFALDVDTASYGYARRTLAEGRLPEPSTVRPEEFVNSFRPDYPRPADNGFGVSLDGARTGRDGWSLVRVGLATRGADRSGERPPAALTFVVDVSGSMDEPGRLDLVKESLGLLADELRDDDSMALVTFSDEAETRLPMTRVGEARGRIREVVESLATASSTNVEAGVRTGYDVAVEGRREGATNRVVLLSDALANTGETDADGILRRIEEERRAHGITLFGVGVGSEYGDEFMETLADKGDGHTTYVSTSEQARKVFVDQLPAHVELRARDAKAQVAFDRGTVEKFRLIGYENREVADGDFRNDGVDGGEVGAGHTVTALYAVKTRPGATGRVATATVRWLDPQTRKPSERSGTVAVEALGAGLWDGGHDSLQLTAITAYFADALRGGDLPGDPGLGVLAQRAEDIAGRSGSAVVTELAEAVRQAERLLGAAAEPGEGASREGELRSGDPYS from the coding sequence ATGAGTCGACAGGAAGCGGTGGCGCAGGGGCGCCGCCGGGCCCGGTTCGGGGCCACGATCGCCGGACTGCTCGCCGTCGGACTGGCCGTCGGGGGCTGTGGCGCCTCGGGCGAGTCCCGTGACGCCTCGCACGCCGAGAAGGGCCGCACCGCACCGGGCACCTCCGGCGGCGGAGGTGCCACGAAGCCCGGGTACGCCGCCCCCGGAACGGCGACCCCGGGGGCCGACGCGCCGGCGCCCGAGGAGGGCGAGCAGCGCACCAGGCCGCCCGCCCCCGACTACCTCTCGACCTTCGCGCTGGACGTGGACACCGCCTCGTACGGCTACGCCCGCCGCACCCTCGCCGAGGGCCGGCTGCCCGAGCCGTCGACCGTGCGGCCGGAGGAGTTCGTCAACAGCTTCCGCCCCGACTACCCGCGTCCGGCGGACAACGGCTTCGGTGTGAGCCTCGACGGCGCCCGCACCGGCCGGGACGGCTGGTCCCTGGTCCGGGTGGGGCTCGCCACCCGCGGCGCGGACCGGAGCGGCGAACGCCCGCCCGCCGCCCTCACCTTCGTCGTCGACGTCTCCGGCTCGATGGACGAGCCCGGGCGCCTCGACCTGGTCAAGGAGTCCCTCGGGCTGCTCGCCGACGAGCTCCGCGACGACGACTCGATGGCCCTCGTCACCTTCAGCGACGAGGCGGAGACCCGGCTGCCCATGACCCGCGTCGGCGAGGCCCGGGGCCGGATCCGCGAGGTCGTGGAGTCCCTGGCGACGGCCTCGTCCACCAATGTCGAGGCCGGTGTCCGCACCGGTTACGACGTCGCCGTCGAAGGCCGCCGCGAGGGTGCCACCAACCGGGTCGTGCTGCTCTCCGACGCCCTCGCCAACACCGGCGAGACCGACGCGGACGGGATCCTCCGCCGCATCGAGGAGGAGCGCAGGGCCCACGGGATCACGCTCTTCGGCGTCGGGGTGGGCAGCGAGTACGGCGACGAGTTCATGGAGACCCTCGCCGACAAGGGCGACGGCCACACGACGTACGTCTCCACCTCCGAGCAGGCCCGGAAGGTCTTCGTCGACCAGCTGCCCGCCCACGTCGAGCTGCGCGCCCGCGACGCCAAGGCGCAGGTCGCCTTCGACCGGGGGACCGTCGAGAAGTTCCGGCTGATCGGCTACGAGAACCGGGAGGTCGCCGACGGGGACTTCCGGAACGACGGGGTGGACGGCGGTGAGGTCGGCGCCGGTCACACCGTCACCGCGCTGTACGCGGTGAAGACCCGGCCGGGGGCGACGGGCCGGGTCGCCACCGCCACGGTCCGCTGGCTCGACCCGCAGACCCGGAAGCCGAGCGAGCGGTCCGGCACGGTCGCGGTCGAGGCCCTCGGCGCGGGGCTGTGGGACGGCGGCCACGACAGTCTCCAACTGACGGCGATCACCGCCTACTTCGCGGACGCGCTGCGCGGCGGCGACCTGCCGGGCGACCCGGGTCTCGGGGTGCTCGCGCAGCGGGCGGAGGACATCGCGGGACGCTCGGGATCGGCGGTGGTCACGGAGCTCGCCGAGGCGGTCCGGCAGGCGGAACGGCTGCTCGGGGCGGCTGCTGAGCCGGGCGAAGGAGCCTCCCGCGAGGGAGAGTTGAGGTCGGGTGACCCGTACAGCTGA
- a CDS encoding S8 family peptidase — protein MNRTARRLGALVPVLALAAGLQFAASPTAQSASPTVAPTGDLRLAPASTAVENSWIVVLKDGSTRAADLGATPKHVYRSALKGFSTTMSQARAARLAADPRVAYVEQNATVRVADTQTGATWGLDRVDQRDLPLSTTYTYDTTASNVTAYIIDTGIRTSHGEFGGRATVGTDTVGGGQNGQDCQGHGTHVAGTVGGAKYGVAKGVKLVAVRVLDCNGSGTTAGVIAGVDWVTANAVKPAVANMSLGGGANASLDDAVRRSIASGVTYAVAAGNGNFLGLPARACSYSPARVAEAITVGATDSADKRASFSNYGTCVDLFAPGVSVTSAWKDDDTATNTISGTSMAAPHTAGVAALYLAANPAATPAQVGTALVNNATSGKVQDPKSGSPNKLLHSRW, from the coding sequence ATGAATCGGACCGCCCGCCGCCTCGGCGCCCTCGTCCCCGTCCTCGCGCTCGCCGCCGGACTCCAGTTCGCCGCCTCCCCCACCGCGCAGAGCGCCTCCCCCACGGTCGCGCCCACCGGTGACCTGCGGCTCGCCCCGGCGTCCACCGCCGTCGAGAACAGCTGGATCGTCGTCCTGAAGGACGGCTCCACCCGCGCCGCCGACCTCGGCGCCACCCCGAAGCACGTCTACCGCTCGGCCCTCAAGGGCTTCTCCACCACGATGTCGCAGGCCCGCGCCGCACGGCTGGCCGCCGACCCCCGGGTCGCGTACGTCGAGCAGAACGCGACCGTCCGGGTCGCCGACACCCAGACCGGTGCGACCTGGGGCCTGGACCGCGTCGACCAGCGCGACCTGCCGCTGTCGACGACGTACACCTACGACACGACCGCGTCGAACGTCACCGCGTACATCATCGACACCGGGATCCGGACCTCGCACGGCGAGTTCGGCGGCCGGGCCACGGTCGGCACCGACACCGTCGGCGGCGGGCAGAACGGCCAGGACTGCCAGGGCCACGGCACCCATGTCGCCGGCACCGTCGGCGGGGCGAAGTACGGCGTCGCCAAGGGCGTGAAGCTGGTCGCGGTCCGCGTCCTCGACTGCAACGGCTCCGGCACCACCGCCGGCGTCATCGCGGGCGTCGACTGGGTCACGGCCAACGCGGTCAAGCCCGCCGTCGCCAACATGAGCCTGGGCGGCGGCGCCAACGCCTCCCTCGACGACGCCGTCAGGCGCTCGATCGCCTCGGGCGTCACCTACGCGGTCGCCGCCGGCAACGGCAACTTCCTCGGCCTCCCCGCGAGGGCCTGCAGCTACTCCCCCGCCCGCGTCGCCGAGGCGATCACGGTCGGCGCGACGGACTCGGCCGACAAGCGGGCCTCGTTCTCGAACTACGGCACCTGCGTCGACCTCTTCGCCCCGGGCGTCTCCGTCACCTCGGCGTGGAAGGACGACGACACGGCGACGAACACCATCTCCGGCACCTCGATGGCCGCCCCGCACACCGCGGGCGTCGCCGCGCTCTACCTGGCGGCCAACCCCGCCGCCACCCCGGCGCAGGTCGGCACCGCGCTGGTGAACAACGCGACCTCCGGCAAGGTCCAGGACCCGAAGTCGGGCTCCCCGAACAAGCTGCTGCACTCGCGCTGGTAG